In Spirosoma aureum, a single genomic region encodes these proteins:
- a CDS encoding RagB/SusD family nutrient uptake outer membrane protein yields MKSTYWSTGIVAMGLFFGCSTSSLDKVNPNQVITDNYYKTSDELLKGVNSVYAIWQSANLTGREWFFLNDLRSDDVATGGGQLEAPRSQILIGAQNPTNAVAFSVWNGLYRTIHRANVVIDNGAAVKDNPTLAKRVVAEAKFLRALAYFDLVTIWGAVPMYTDYVTNVDGTKPKSSVDDIYTLLTTDLLAIQADLPASFSGADLGRSTKGAVQALLARVYMQKGDYANAKTQLQSIISSGTYKLTDEYMDNFIEETEFNSESIFEIGFSLVGGFNWDADGNDNGANENMTRSQEYSAIGWRNLIPSESLVAEYEHTAKGDAKTDPRLKFNFYFIGDTYNNGLNTLMDSQVQGNTILFNGVAQKISWRKYTAMYKNNETFYTSGINMRLIRYAEVLLMMAETENETGNMANAITLLNQIRARKSVAMPAYPTAKYPVNSKDEVLRAIMHEKRVEQAGEQIRNRDILRWRAQNKLKTEPFSYFVKGKQELMPIPQQELDNNSKLSQKDQNPGY; encoded by the coding sequence ATGAAATCTACATACTGGTCCACAGGTATAGTGGCAATGGGGCTGTTCTTCGGATGCAGCACCAGTAGCCTCGACAAAGTGAATCCTAATCAGGTTATTACCGATAATTACTATAAAACGTCTGATGAACTGCTTAAAGGTGTCAATTCGGTGTATGCCATTTGGCAAAGTGCGAATCTGACCGGCCGCGAGTGGTTTTTCCTGAACGACCTCCGCTCCGACGATGTAGCAACGGGCGGGGGCCAGTTGGAAGCGCCCCGAAGTCAAATCCTGATTGGCGCTCAGAATCCGACAAATGCGGTAGCGTTTTCCGTTTGGAATGGGCTGTACCGGACCATACACCGGGCAAACGTGGTGATTGATAATGGCGCTGCTGTTAAGGACAATCCAACGCTGGCGAAGCGGGTCGTCGCTGAAGCAAAATTTCTGCGGGCACTGGCTTATTTCGATCTGGTCACTATCTGGGGAGCAGTTCCGATGTATACGGACTACGTAACGAACGTCGATGGAACAAAGCCGAAATCCTCTGTAGATGATATTTATACACTGCTAACGACCGATTTGCTGGCAATTCAGGCTGATCTCCCCGCCAGTTTCAGTGGAGCCGACCTTGGCCGGTCAACCAAAGGAGCCGTTCAGGCACTGCTGGCACGGGTTTATATGCAAAAAGGCGACTACGCAAATGCTAAAACACAGCTTCAGTCCATCATTAGTTCGGGTACCTACAAGCTGACCGATGAGTACATGGACAACTTCATCGAAGAAACTGAGTTCAATTCAGAGTCGATCTTTGAAATCGGGTTTTCGCTGGTTGGTGGGTTCAACTGGGACGCTGATGGTAATGATAATGGCGCGAATGAAAACATGACCCGGAGTCAGGAGTACTCAGCTATTGGCTGGCGCAACCTGATTCCATCGGAGAGCTTAGTAGCTGAATATGAACATACGGCAAAAGGCGATGCCAAAACCGATCCGCGCCTGAAATTCAATTTCTATTTCATTGGCGATACCTACAATAATGGCCTGAATACCCTGATGGATTCACAGGTACAGGGCAATACGATCCTCTTCAATGGGGTAGCGCAGAAAATTAGCTGGCGGAAGTATACAGCGATGTATAAAAATAACGAAACCTTTTATACATCGGGCATCAATATGCGGTTGATTCGTTATGCGGAGGTACTCCTGATGATGGCTGAAACCGAAAACGAAACGGGCAATATGGCGAATGCGATCACGCTGCTCAATCAGATTCGGGCCAGAAAAAGCGTTGCGATGCCTGCTTACCCGACCGCTAAATATCCAGTCAATAGCAAGGATGAAGTGCTTCGTGCTATCATGCACGAAAAGCGGGTCGAACAGGCGGGTGAGCAAATCCGCAATCGTGACATTCTGCGTTGGCGGGCACAGAACAAGCTCAAAACAGAACCTTTTTCGTATTTCGTGAAAGGCAAACAGGAACTGATGCCCATTCCACAACAGGAACTGGACAATAACAGTAAACTAAGCCAGAAGGACCAGAATCCGGGCTATTAA
- a CDS encoding FecR family protein encodes MTEELLQKYFANQVTPDEARRVLAWFDTEDGQTYLTGRLNDQLSSTDWHAPPGIPAPDADQMLYAMRQRMADRSPDRETPVRRLGWFSRPMRWAAVLAGALLLATAAFFGYRELYPVDLIQHTAYGKTTRLTLSDGSMVTLNGNSCLRYAPHWKSGQIREVWLSGEGFFHVTHQRNHERFVVHLPNKLNIEVLGTQFNVLARESRAKVVLNNGKIQLDVGERSKDKLIMKPGDLVYADVKTKEYYRKRVDPATQSAWQTGKLKFEGTSLREVAQMLEDTYGVTVVINDPDLRRQTLSGTIPNQSMQTILNGLSTLFDLHITQQNNQIIIQRTSLPQP; translated from the coding sequence ATGACTGAAGAATTACTTCAAAAGTACTTCGCCAACCAGGTCACGCCCGATGAAGCCCGGCGTGTGCTAGCCTGGTTTGACACTGAAGACGGTCAGACCTATCTGACAGGGCGGCTTAACGACCAGCTTAGTAGTACAGACTGGCACGCTCCTCCCGGCATTCCTGCGCCCGATGCCGACCAGATGCTGTATGCGATGCGGCAACGAATGGCCGACCGTTCACCAGACAGGGAAACACCCGTTCGGCGACTTGGCTGGTTTAGTCGGCCAATGCGATGGGCTGCGGTTTTGGCAGGTGCTCTCCTGCTGGCAACAGCCGCCTTCTTTGGTTATCGTGAGCTATATCCGGTCGATTTGATTCAGCACACCGCTTATGGCAAAACAACCCGACTGACCTTGTCGGATGGTTCAATGGTAACGCTCAATGGCAATAGCTGTCTACGCTATGCGCCCCACTGGAAAAGCGGCCAGATCCGGGAAGTATGGCTTAGTGGCGAAGGTTTCTTTCATGTAACGCATCAGCGCAATCACGAACGCTTTGTCGTACACCTTCCGAATAAACTCAACATTGAAGTTTTAGGTACTCAGTTCAACGTGCTGGCGCGCGAAAGCCGGGCAAAAGTGGTGTTGAACAACGGTAAAATTCAGCTCGATGTGGGCGAACGATCCAAAGACAAGCTGATTATGAAACCGGGCGACCTGGTATATGCCGACGTAAAAACGAAGGAATATTATCGAAAGCGCGTAGACCCTGCCACTCAATCAGCCTGGCAGACCGGCAAATTGAAATTTGAAGGAACCAGCTTACGCGAAGTAGCCCAGATGCTGGAAGATACCTACGGTGTTACGGTAGTTATCAACGATCCTGATCTACGTCGGCAAACCCTGTCTGGCACAATTCCAAACCAGTCGATGCAGACTATTTTGAACGGCCTATCAACGCTGTTCGACCTCCATATTACTCAACAAAACAATCAAATTATTATTCAACGAACCAGCCTACCACAACCATGA
- a CDS encoding RNA polymerase sigma factor — translation MELTDTDLTLRLKQHDEAAFETLFRRYYRYLYSIAIQYVKDPDLAEDALQEVYLKLWTHREQLNESQSVRNYLATAMRHQMINTLRDEKRAILRHLSLQASRPDVDTSTEETLVLSEYGSVVLDGLRQLSAQRRLVFLLRSEKGLTNEEVASQLQISINTVKVQYYHACRFLRDYLRQHAGIEAMIIWLAVFFN, via the coding sequence ATGGAACTGACGGATACGGATTTGACGCTTCGTTTGAAACAACACGACGAGGCCGCGTTCGAAACATTGTTTCGGCGATACTATCGTTACCTCTACAGTATAGCTATCCAATATGTGAAAGATCCAGACCTGGCAGAGGATGCTCTTCAGGAGGTGTACCTGAAACTATGGACGCACCGGGAACAATTAAACGAATCTCAATCGGTTAGAAACTATCTCGCAACAGCCATGCGCCATCAAATGATCAATACGCTCCGCGACGAAAAGCGGGCTATTTTGCGTCACCTCAGTCTTCAGGCTTCGCGCCCCGATGTAGACACATCTACCGAGGAAACGCTGGTTCTGAGTGAGTACGGATCGGTAGTGCTTGATGGCCTGCGGCAGCTATCGGCCCAGCGCCGACTTGTGTTTCTGTTGCGCTCCGAGAAAGGGCTAACCAACGAAGAAGTGGCCTCTCAGCTTCAGATTTCAATTAACACCGTGAAAGTGCAGTATTACCATGCCTGCCGTTTTCTCCGCGACTATTTGCGGCAACATGCTGGTATTGAAGCCATGATTATATGGCTGGCCGTTTTTTTTAATTAA
- a CDS encoding SusC/RagA family TonB-linked outer membrane protein — MNKQLIALGSLFVAGILPVRAQLLASSDRFATYQSREVDTRLITLRSALAELEQYYSVSFIYPTNLVDTKVVMVNRHSQNLEAELTSLLANKGLTYRKVQPNFYAIVSADKGKNPRLFRKIEQIETKTSTDQAQTPVNIPERTIDKLERSGWSMTSAKPLADINGKVSDKNGQGIPGVSVIIKGTNRGTTTNANGEYSLNAANNAVLVFSFVGYTSQEVPVSNRSQINITMLDDVKALSEVVVVGYGTQKRASVTGAISSVSAQEVTQLPVPSVEQAIQGRVPGVTVTANGSPGETPIVRIRGIGSINYAANPLYVIDGFPTSDLNNFDTRDIESVDVLKDASSAAIYGSRAANGVIIVTTKKGSGDGKLHVNYDGYVGTQTAWRQLDLLNRDEYLQFGTALRTNAGQPIPARFSNMNQPIYAGTSQTYAQTDTDWQKAVFRNAPITQHSVQLSGGNERSRFYSSVGYFNQQGIMIGTGYKRGNFRINSDHIISKRFSFGQNLTISYDDKLNEVSAGGRTQVQNMIRMTPYMPIEDPTLVGGYRGPDGSDGTDPQNPVRAALQDQSNTQRMKILGSAYIDVKLIDGLTYRLRGGIDYVTARTYSFLPIYSESFNARALAQLSDDRLTYASPLISNQLTYEKVFGKHSINAVVVAERQAGRTLEIIGTGQATSNTIRELNAVVSTSAGLSGTRSENVLESYLGRINYEYAGKYLVGASFRRDGSSRFAPGNKWGNFPSVSAGWRISEEKFLKNIPTISELKLRASYGTMGFNGIGDYSWQVAVSQNTNAIFGDSRTQGTYFDRLGNTDLRWEVTKMSNFGLDLGLLNNSITLSAEVYQRNTDGLILNQPIAPSIGYTQSPIVNVGSMRNNGVEMQLGYNKTKGALRFNASGNISFISNKVLSLGPTVSPLLNGANADYGGGDITRTEAGQSIQYFYGYKVVGIFQTADEIKAAPTQDNAKPGDIRFADINNDGKIDASDRVNLGSFLPKFTYGLNLSANYRGFDLSLFFQGVQGNKIYNGVKVLEQGMLRLFNAGTDVLRAWTPTNTNTDVPRAVDGDPNGNTRTSDRFIEDGSYLRLKNLSIGYTVPAAALQSFSRGTLSRARLYVASTNLLTFTKYTGYDPEVGSRTSNTNPTLTNGIDYGQFPQARSFMVGLQLGF; from the coding sequence ATGAATAAACAATTAATTGCACTCGGATCGTTGTTTGTGGCCGGTATTTTGCCCGTACGGGCGCAACTACTGGCTTCCAGCGACCGCTTTGCTACGTATCAAAGCCGGGAAGTAGATACCCGTCTGATTACCTTACGCAGTGCCCTTGCCGAACTGGAACAGTATTATAGTGTTTCGTTCATTTACCCGACCAATCTGGTCGATACAAAGGTAGTGATGGTTAACCGCCATAGTCAGAATCTGGAAGCCGAATTAACCAGTTTACTGGCCAATAAAGGATTAACTTATCGCAAGGTTCAGCCTAACTTCTACGCTATTGTGTCGGCGGATAAAGGAAAAAATCCGCGGCTTTTTCGAAAAATCGAACAAATTGAAACCAAAACCAGCACCGATCAGGCCCAAACACCCGTAAACATACCCGAACGGACCATTGACAAATTGGAACGGAGTGGCTGGTCAATGACATCGGCAAAACCACTGGCCGATATCAATGGGAAAGTATCCGACAAAAACGGGCAGGGTATTCCGGGAGTTAGCGTCATCATTAAAGGGACCAATCGCGGTACAACCACCAACGCCAATGGCGAGTATAGTTTGAATGCGGCCAATAACGCCGTGCTGGTTTTCAGCTTTGTAGGCTATACATCGCAGGAAGTTCCGGTATCAAACCGAAGCCAGATTAATATAACGATGCTTGACGACGTGAAAGCCCTCAGCGAAGTCGTTGTTGTTGGGTATGGCACCCAGAAGCGGGCATCGGTTACGGGTGCAATCTCGTCGGTGTCGGCGCAGGAAGTTACTCAATTGCCCGTGCCTAGTGTTGAGCAGGCCATTCAGGGGCGGGTACCAGGCGTTACAGTAACGGCAAATGGTTCGCCGGGCGAAACGCCTATTGTACGGATTCGGGGGATTGGCTCGATCAATTACGCGGCTAATCCGCTATACGTGATCGATGGTTTTCCAACGAGTGATCTCAACAACTTTGATACGCGCGATATTGAGTCCGTAGACGTCTTGAAAGACGCTTCATCGGCGGCAATCTATGGTTCACGAGCAGCCAATGGTGTCATTATCGTTACCACGAAGAAAGGCAGTGGCGATGGAAAGCTACACGTCAATTACGATGGCTACGTTGGTACTCAGACTGCCTGGCGGCAGCTTGACCTGCTGAATCGGGATGAATACCTCCAGTTCGGCACCGCGCTGCGTACGAATGCCGGACAGCCGATTCCGGCCCGGTTTAGCAACATGAATCAGCCGATCTACGCTGGAACGTCACAAACATATGCTCAAACCGATACCGACTGGCAGAAGGCCGTTTTCCGCAACGCACCCATCACGCAACACAGCGTTCAGCTGTCGGGTGGAAATGAGCGGTCACGATTTTATTCGTCGGTGGGTTATTTTAATCAGCAGGGGATCATGATTGGTACGGGTTATAAACGGGGGAACTTCCGTATTAACTCCGATCATATCATCAGCAAGCGTTTTTCGTTCGGTCAAAACCTGACGATATCCTACGACGACAAGCTTAATGAAGTTAGTGCGGGCGGACGGACACAGGTTCAGAACATGATTCGTATGACGCCTTACATGCCCATTGAAGATCCGACGCTGGTAGGTGGCTATCGTGGTCCGGATGGTTCCGACGGTACTGATCCCCAAAACCCCGTACGGGCTGCCTTACAGGATCAAAGCAACACCCAGCGCATGAAAATTCTGGGTAGTGCCTACATCGACGTTAAACTCATTGATGGATTGACCTATCGGCTGCGTGGCGGCATCGACTACGTAACGGCCCGGACTTATTCGTTCCTACCGATTTACAGCGAGAGTTTCAATGCCCGTGCGTTGGCCCAGTTGTCAGACGACCGTCTTACTTATGCTTCACCGCTGATCTCGAACCAGCTGACGTATGAGAAAGTGTTCGGCAAACATTCCATCAATGCTGTGGTGGTAGCTGAACGGCAGGCAGGCAGAACCCTCGAAATCATTGGAACAGGCCAGGCTACGTCGAACACCATCCGCGAATTAAACGCTGTTGTCAGCACAAGTGCGGGCTTAAGTGGCACGCGGTCGGAAAACGTACTGGAATCCTATTTGGGACGTATCAACTATGAATATGCCGGTAAATATTTAGTTGGGGCATCGTTCCGTCGTGATGGGTCATCGCGGTTTGCGCCTGGCAACAAATGGGGTAACTTCCCATCGGTATCGGCAGGCTGGCGGATCAGTGAAGAAAAATTCCTCAAAAACATACCGACCATCTCAGAGTTAAAGCTGCGGGCCAGTTATGGCACAATGGGCTTCAATGGCATTGGCGATTACTCCTGGCAGGTAGCGGTTTCGCAAAATACCAACGCCATTTTTGGTGACAGCCGTACACAGGGAACCTACTTTGATCGCCTGGGCAATACTGACTTACGCTGGGAAGTAACGAAAATGAGCAACTTCGGTCTGGATTTGGGGCTGCTTAACAACAGCATTACGTTATCTGCCGAAGTGTATCAGCGGAATACAGATGGATTAATTCTGAATCAACCGATTGCGCCTTCGATTGGCTATACCCAGTCACCCATTGTGAACGTAGGCAGCATGCGTAATAATGGCGTGGAAATGCAATTAGGCTATAACAAAACGAAAGGTGCCTTACGATTTAATGCGTCGGGTAACATTAGCTTCATCAGTAATAAAGTCCTGAGCCTGGGGCCAACGGTATCGCCCTTACTGAACGGTGCTAATGCTGACTACGGCGGGGGCGACATTACCCGCACGGAAGCCGGGCAGTCAATTCAGTATTTCTATGGCTATAAGGTAGTGGGTATTTTCCAGACAGCGGATGAGATCAAAGCAGCTCCAACGCAGGATAACGCCAAACCCGGTGACATTCGATTTGCTGATATAAATAATGATGGCAAAATTGACGCAAGCGACCGCGTGAATCTGGGTAGCTTCCTACCAAAATTCACGTATGGACTAAACCTGTCGGCCAATTACCGGGGTTTCGATCTGTCGCTGTTTTTCCAGGGTGTGCAGGGTAATAAGATCTATAACGGCGTAAAAGTCCTCGAACAGGGCATGCTGCGGTTGTTCAACGCTGGCACTGATGTACTACGTGCCTGGACACCCACAAACACCAATACCGACGTACCACGCGCTGTTGACGGCGATCCTAACGGAAACACCCGCACCTCAGACCGTTTTATTGAAGATGGCTCCTACCTGCGGCTGAAGAACCTCAGCATTGGTTATACTGTTCCCGCTGCTGCCCTGCAATCATTCTCGCGTGGAACCCTCAGCCGCGCACGTCTCTACGTAGCCTCGACAAACCTGCTGACGTTTACGAAATATACTGGCTATGATCCTGAGGTTGGCTCACGAACCAGTAACACCAATCCAACACTGACCAACGGCATTGACTATGGTCAGTTTCCACAGGCTCGCTCATTTATGGTCGGGTTACAACTTGGTTTTTAA